The window AAAAGATGCGAAGGAGGAGAGCAGGAATGAGAGATTATGAAACAAATCTTATTTACTCAAAAAAAGTTGTTGTCTCCGAAGGTAAAGAAAAGGAACTATATCTCAAGTACTATCTTATCGCAAGTGAACAGACTAATTCCACTACTACGTATGGCATACAAGTTATTATGGAATACGATGTGGGAGGAATTGAAAAGGCATTTATTCCGGATGTTCTTCCATCCAAAACAGGTATAAATAACCTTATTTACTTGCTGTACTCGAATTCAGTTACTCCGGTTAG of the Ruminiclostridium papyrosolvens DSM 2782 genome contains:
- a CDS encoding DUF6514 family protein, whose protein sequence is MRDYETNLIYSKKVVVSEGKEKELYLKYYLIASEQTNSTTTYGIQVIMEYDVGGIEKAFIPDVLPSKTGINNLIYLLYSNSVTPVSVYDVIYDCIA